Proteins encoded by one window of Candidatus Cetobacterium colombiensis:
- a CDS encoding JAB domain-containing protein: KILDSLGFKSVGALRKAVKNGDENALEFLHLMEEFLKGGIKSQDITVRGKADFINYLNLQMGYLKHEEFKAVFLNSSNQIVLNETLFCGTIDRSVVYPRLIIEKAILSGAKGVIFVHNHPSGNLTPSKKDIELTLEMQELLDKVDVKLLDHYIVSETENFSFYENGLIDYL; encoded by the coding sequence AAAAATATTGGATTCTTTAGGATTTAAAAGTGTTGGAGCTTTGAGAAAAGCTGTAAAAAATGGTGATGAAAATGCCTTAGAGTTTTTACACCTTATGGAAGAGTTTTTAAAAGGTGGAATAAAATCCCAAGATATAACTGTTAGAGGGAAAGCAGATTTTATAAATTATTTAAATTTACAAATGGGGTATCTAAAACATGAAGAGTTTAAAGCGGTGTTTTTAAATAGTAGCAACCAAATTGTTTTAAATGAAACTTTGTTCTGTGGAACAATAGACCGTAGTGTAGTTTATCCAAGATTGATAATAGAAAAGGCAATCCTATCAGGTGCTAAGGGGGTTATATTTGTACATAACCATCCAAGTGGTAATTTAACACCATCTAAAAAAGATATTGAACTTACTTTAGAAATGCAAGAGCTTCTTGACAAGGTGGATGTGAAACTACTGGATCATTATATAGTTTCAGAAACAGAAAACTTTAGTTTTTATGAAAATGGTTTAATTGATTATTTATAA